One window from the genome of Alkalihalobacillus sp. LMS6 encodes:
- a CDS encoding DNA double-strand break repair nuclease NurA — MDIHADIIHKLQESNEILKEKYAQSHRKKEPFRQKLIKEADVFRQMQHIHKEDLVRSLSGKKLAGTDGSVNQTKGESPHIIYLFQAVAKTTDGIAKWTSDLFVPLLEREEEEDGISKQRAKRLATLELNAARTLIEEEEVAVMLMDGALYHYRIDAKEEWEQLRQSALSRGTLLIGVSEEITTENLIKLSSFDSYARNPYSYDRDLLFGMLEQNEMIYIDAIQHKAGLLSAWMRLGSTPTITGFDMLEEQSEHMSWVGDLICTLTPADGRGIPLWLDHIDQEIRITDKLVEGLVEQYVDEDIRKQFYVKMRTERPY; from the coding sequence ATGGATATTCATGCAGATATTATTCATAAGTTACAAGAATCAAATGAGATTTTAAAAGAAAAATATGCTCAGAGTCATAGAAAAAAAGAACCATTTCGACAAAAACTGATAAAAGAAGCAGACGTTTTTCGACAAATGCAGCACATTCATAAGGAAGATTTAGTACGGTCATTGAGTGGGAAGAAATTGGCTGGTACAGATGGATCGGTAAATCAAACAAAGGGCGAATCCCCGCATATAATTTATCTTTTTCAAGCTGTAGCCAAAACAACAGATGGAATAGCGAAATGGACGTCTGATTTATTTGTCCCTCTATTAGAGCGCGAAGAAGAGGAAGATGGAATCAGTAAACAACGAGCAAAGCGTTTAGCCACGCTAGAATTAAATGCAGCACGAACATTAATCGAAGAAGAAGAAGTGGCTGTTATGCTGATGGACGGCGCCCTGTATCACTATCGAATTGATGCAAAAGAAGAATGGGAGCAGTTGCGGCAGTCTGCGTTATCCAGGGGGACGCTACTTATTGGTGTATCAGAAGAAATTACAACGGAAAATCTTATTAAGCTATCAAGCTTTGATTCCTATGCACGAAATCCTTATTCTTATGATCGGGACCTGTTGTTCGGTATGCTGGAACAAAATGAAATGATTTATATTGATGCGATTCAACATAAAGCAGGGTTACTATCAGCATGGATGCGTTTAGGATCAACGCCGACGATTACAGGGTTTGATATGCTAGAAGAGCAATCTGAACATATGAGCTGGGTAGGAGACTTAATTTGTACGCTGACTCCGGCTGATGGTCGAGGCATTCCGCTCTGGCTTGATCATATTGATCAAGAGATTCGGATAACGGACAAGCTAGTCGAAGGTTTAGTAGAACAATATGTCGATGAAGACATTCGTAAGCAATTTTATGTGAAAATGAGAACCGAGCGTCCATATTAA
- a CDS encoding ATP-binding protein encodes MQVVGVTTQHEIHVASKSHKFRMNEMLVIQDQDLQEPKGEVVETLSYNRYIPMGMDKGLVDRNVLETLEAIGYDIGQDDIHLAKVRLFEEAQKPIQTGATVRHPEFYEIEHLLVSTSKEKGMVLGEIKSTDFIAESLPDHLDQILHMQEQGQVREQNGVPFIFDIRAMQQYPHIGVFGGSGSGKSFGLRVMLEELMKLKIPSLVFDPHFEMNFTGKTEADRGDVPYSSRYEVVQIGRDVGVDFSALTTRDVERLLGAAGQLTESMVNVIQSVHKRKDSYQSFSDRVANLIEALDMGKQKIDGMLHDGGMTKDEIKRYSEFKRLLDQFGSLPPSSVKGIQWRANRLYQAGLFQQNIRAIEHGIHNGKLVVIQGAVWLLQVFASYVIGTLYFKRRSYKDAKLQQQQSEFFPPFVVVTDEAHNFAPKGFEAPAKSVLKEIAQEGRKYGTFLIFATQRPTLLDETITAQLNSKFVFRTVRGTDIQTIKEETDLTAEEGKRLPYLQSGDVFVSSAIIGRTVAVRIRLAHSTSPHTMNPFDELEQMNGASNEELIAALNDFLPLAEMHVMQKLDQMNKKAGKSWDVSEWKQELERLCEDGSLKKQKTPFATLYDRT; translated from the coding sequence ATGCAAGTGGTCGGCGTCACAACACAGCATGAAATTCATGTTGCGTCAAAATCACATAAGTTTCGAATGAACGAAATGTTAGTGATTCAAGATCAAGATTTGCAAGAGCCAAAAGGAGAGGTTGTCGAAACTTTATCATACAATCGCTATATTCCGATGGGTATGGATAAGGGGTTAGTGGACCGAAATGTGTTAGAGACGTTAGAAGCGATTGGCTACGATATTGGTCAAGACGATATTCACTTAGCAAAAGTAAGGCTATTTGAAGAAGCGCAAAAGCCGATTCAAACGGGTGCGACTGTTCGCCACCCTGAATTTTATGAGATTGAGCATTTACTTGTGTCGACATCAAAAGAAAAAGGTATGGTTCTAGGTGAAATTAAGTCGACAGATTTTATTGCTGAATCTTTACCAGATCATTTAGATCAAATCTTGCATATGCAAGAACAGGGCCAGGTTAGAGAGCAGAATGGTGTACCGTTTATTTTTGATATTCGGGCGATGCAACAATATCCTCATATTGGCGTATTTGGTGGCTCTGGCTCAGGGAAATCGTTTGGTCTTCGCGTGATGCTCGAAGAATTAATGAAGTTAAAGATTCCATCGCTCGTATTTGACCCACATTTTGAAATGAATTTTACAGGTAAAACAGAAGCCGATCGCGGGGATGTTCCGTATTCATCTCGATATGAAGTCGTGCAAATTGGTCGTGATGTTGGCGTTGATTTTTCGGCGTTAACAACAAGAGACGTTGAACGTTTACTTGGAGCTGCTGGGCAGTTAACGGAGTCAATGGTAAACGTCATTCAATCGGTCCATAAACGAAAAGACAGCTATCAATCATTTAGTGATCGCGTGGCTAACTTAATTGAAGCACTGGATATGGGGAAACAAAAAATTGACGGAATGCTTCATGATGGTGGGATGACGAAAGACGAGATTAAACGATACAGTGAGTTCAAACGTTTACTCGATCAGTTTGGTAGCCTGCCGCCTTCTTCTGTAAAAGGCATTCAGTGGCGTGCCAACCGTCTTTATCAAGCAGGTTTGTTTCAACAAAACATTCGAGCAATTGAACATGGTATTCATAATGGAAAGCTAGTGGTCATCCAAGGCGCTGTCTGGTTGCTCCAAGTGTTTGCAAGTTATGTCATTGGGACACTTTATTTTAAACGGCGTTCTTATAAAGATGCTAAGCTGCAACAGCAACAAAGTGAATTCTTTCCTCCGTTTGTCGTCGTAACGGATGAAGCGCATAATTTTGCACCAAAGGGATTTGAAGCACCGGCAAAATCGGTTTTAAAAGAAATTGCACAAGAAGGAAGGAAATATGGAACGTTTCTTATTTTTGCCACCCAGCGACCGACGTTACTCGATGAAACCATTACGGCACAACTAAATTCAAAGTTTGTTTTTCGTACAGTCCGAGGCACAGATATTCAAACTATAAAAGAGGAAACCGATTTAACAGCAGAAGAAGGAAAGCGGCTTCCGTACTTACAGTCAGGTGATGTGTTTGTCTCATCAGCTATTATTGGACGTACGGTAGCGGTTCGGATTCGTCTGGCACATTCAACAAGTCCGCACACGATGAATCCATTCGATGAGCTTGAACAAATGAATGGAGCAAGCAATGAAGAGCTAATTGCAGCGCTTAATGATTTTCTCCCTTTAGCCGAAATGCATGTGATGCAAAAGCTCGATCAGATGAATAAAAAAGCAGGCAAGTCGTGGGATGTGTCAGAATGGAAACAAGAATTAGAGCGACTATGTGAGGACGGATCGTTGAAAAAACAAAAAACACCTTTTGCAACACTCTACGATCGCACTTGA
- the rnmV gene encoding ribonuclease M5, which yields MKIKEIIIVEGRSDTVAIKRAVDADTIETNGSAIGEDVLRRIELAYERRGVIILTDPDYPGTRIRRIVSERVPGCKHAFIPKSKAMRKNRSLGIEHASDEAIQQALKEVRSVGKSTYESDVTRSDLIMAGLMSGEGAKQKREALGERLAIGYANGKQLKKRLDAFEITAEEFKQALKDIKQMEEKRT from the coding sequence ATGAAAATTAAAGAAATAATCATTGTAGAAGGCCGCTCAGACACGGTAGCGATTAAGCGTGCAGTTGATGCCGATACAATTGAAACAAATGGGTCAGCGATTGGAGAAGACGTTCTCAGACGAATTGAACTTGCTTATGAGAGAAGAGGCGTCATTATTCTGACAGACCCAGATTATCCAGGGACGCGAATTAGACGAATTGTGAGTGAACGGGTTCCTGGCTGTAAACATGCGTTTATCCCAAAATCGAAAGCTATGCGGAAGAACCGAAGTCTCGGCATTGAGCATGCAAGCGATGAAGCGATCCAACAAGCGTTGAAAGAAGTACGTTCAGTAGGGAAATCAACGTATGAATCGGATGTGACACGGAGTGACCTCATCATGGCTGGCTTAATGTCAGGTGAAGGCGCTAAACAAAAGCGGGAGGCATTAGGCGAAAGACTTGCTATAGGCTATGCAAATGGAAAGCAATTAAAGAAACGATTGGATGCCTTTGAAATTACCGCAGAAGAATTTAAACAAGCATTGAAAGATATAAAACAAATGGAGGAAAAACGTACGTGA
- a CDS encoding universal stress protein, with protein sequence MTFSTSQKENILVCVNYGHNGKKLITRGASLAKQLDASLTILVFDSLPEEEFKNDKDVDMTLFKELANEYEAKLVLEKSHYHDITKVITNKAKEVDASQIIIGQFIESIWAKLIGGSIVNELLEKAPFADLHVVPRERSEETEDWNFERGVHAFLVDDGNGAYDLHFDDLEGQTFEGIFFKHLQTDFNSGIFALTKDGQLLEVRVDDGKVSDLTDIDDH encoded by the coding sequence ATGACGTTTTCAACATCGCAAAAAGAAAACATTCTTGTTTGTGTAAACTATGGTCATAATGGGAAAAAACTTATTACGCGAGGCGCTTCATTAGCAAAACAGCTTGATGCTTCTTTAACGATCCTCGTTTTTGATTCTCTTCCTGAAGAGGAATTTAAAAATGATAAAGATGTGGATATGACTTTGTTTAAAGAGCTTGCTAATGAGTACGAGGCCAAGCTCGTATTAGAAAAATCGCATTATCATGACATTACAAAAGTCATTACCAATAAAGCAAAAGAAGTCGATGCTTCCCAAATTATTATTGGTCAATTTATTGAAAGCATTTGGGCAAAATTAATCGGTGGGTCCATCGTCAACGAACTGCTTGAAAAAGCTCCTTTTGCAGACTTACATGTTGTGCCGCGAGAACGATCTGAAGAAACGGAAGACTGGAATTTTGAACGAGGCGTCCATGCATTTTTAGTCGATGACGGCAACGGTGCCTATGATCTTCATTTTGATGACCTTGAAGGACAAACATTTGAAGGGATCTTCTTTAAACACTTGCAAACCGACTTTAACAGTGGCATTTTTGCTTTAACGAAAGATGGACAACTCTTAGAAGTACGTGTTGACGACGGGAAAGTATCTGACTTAACAGATATTGATGATCACTAA
- a CDS encoding AbrB/MazE/SpoVT family DNA-binding domain-containing protein: MKSTGIVRKVDELGRVVIPIELRRTLDIAEKDALEIYVDNDRIILKKYKANMTCQVTGEVSDDNLSLANGKIVLSPQGAEAVLQQLQDYVAQK, translated from the coding sequence ATGAAATCAACTGGAATTGTCCGCAAGGTCGATGAATTAGGTAGAGTTGTGATTCCGATTGAGCTTCGTCGCACGTTAGACATTGCTGAAAAGGATGCACTTGAAATTTATGTTGATAATGACCGCATCATTTTAAAGAAATACAAAGCCAACATGACTTGCCAAGTAACTGGTGAAGTATCTGATGATAACTTATCACTTGCAAATGGCAAGATTGTACTTAGCCCTCAAGGAGCCGAAGCTGTTCTTCAACAACTTCAAGACTATGTGGCACAGAAATAA
- a CDS encoding G5 and 3D domain-containing protein: protein MDQLSKHDDLTKNRLPLQTKTFIVVGLFIALILFFTGLYEWNKKSVTVHVNGEESVVTTHAESIEELLLSLDIDVTEHDLVVPHLETELSDDMSVLYKQANVVTLEINGEEKEVLTTVDTIYDFLKEQGYEYRTEDHLLPSGDAVIEDGLTITYKPSVELNFAYDGNEDTYWSASATVADFLKEANVELGEDDRVKPGLDEHLENGLSIKLTRIEKVTDVIEESTAYETVREDDDSLNTGVERVLEQGERGKQELHYLITYEDGEEVERELVETKMVEEPKERIVAVGTKEEEAKQFVSETKTANATVSQRDAKPETTTSSSNQPSQTSTSKNEEKSESKTIQMTATAYSAECDGCSGVTATGINLLNDRNMKVVAVDPSVIPLGSKVHVEGYGEAIAGDTGGAINGNKIDLHVPTRDQAMSYGRKTVNVTILD from the coding sequence ATGGACCAATTGTCAAAACACGATGATTTAACAAAAAACCGACTTCCATTGCAGACAAAAACGTTTATCGTAGTCGGCTTATTTATCGCTCTTATTTTATTTTTTACGGGCCTTTACGAATGGAACAAAAAATCTGTCACTGTTCATGTAAATGGAGAAGAGTCGGTTGTGACGACTCACGCAGAATCAATTGAAGAACTACTTCTAAGTTTAGACATAGATGTTACGGAGCACGACCTCGTAGTACCTCATCTCGAGACTGAATTATCTGACGACATGAGTGTGTTGTATAAGCAAGCAAACGTTGTGACATTAGAGATAAACGGTGAGGAAAAAGAAGTCTTAACAACGGTTGATACAATTTATGACTTCTTGAAAGAACAAGGATATGAGTATCGAACAGAGGATCATTTATTGCCAAGTGGTGACGCTGTAATTGAAGATGGCTTAACAATTACGTATAAACCTTCTGTTGAACTTAATTTTGCTTATGATGGGAACGAAGATACATACTGGAGTGCATCAGCGACTGTCGCTGACTTTTTGAAAGAAGCAAATGTAGAACTTGGAGAAGATGATCGCGTAAAACCAGGTCTAGACGAACATTTGGAAAATGGGTTGTCTATTAAGCTTACAAGAATTGAAAAAGTCACCGATGTCATTGAGGAATCAACTGCATATGAAACTGTACGTGAAGACGATGACTCACTAAATACAGGGGTCGAACGTGTTTTGGAACAAGGGGAGCGTGGAAAGCAAGAACTTCATTATCTTATTACGTATGAAGATGGGGAAGAAGTGGAGCGCGAACTTGTTGAAACAAAAATGGTTGAAGAGCCGAAAGAGCGTATTGTAGCGGTTGGAACGAAAGAAGAAGAAGCAAAGCAGTTTGTATCTGAAACAAAAACGGCAAATGCCACTGTAAGTCAACGGGATGCGAAGCCAGAAACAACAACTTCATCATCGAATCAACCAAGTCAAACTAGCACCTCTAAAAATGAGGAGAAATCTGAATCAAAAACGATTCAAATGACAGCGACGGCTTATTCAGCTGAATGCGATGGGTGTAGTGGCGTCACGGCAACGGGAATTAACTTGTTAAATGACCGAAATATGAAAGTAGTGGCTGTAGACCCAAGCGTTATTCCTCTTGGTTCAAAGGTTCATGTTGAGGGATACGGTGAGGCCATTGCTGGAGATACCGGTGGAGCAATTAATGGAAATAAAATTGATTTACACGTACCGACTCGAGATCAAGCAATGAGTTATGGACGTAAGACAGTTAACGTAACAATCCTTGATTAA
- the abc-f gene encoding ribosomal protection-like ABC-F family protein — protein sequence MIYFYGKEIAQNYAGNHIFKKVSVEIKAGDRIGIVGQNGAGKTTIAKIIAGTESPSAGIVGWKKGLKTAMIDQNPYYQDMLVEDVLLTPFSKLIEMEAERKRVEHVMSTSLSERKLSETLNQYADIQEQYTNNGGYEYHALIRKVTAGLLLDNHLNHSWDSLSGGERSKVELACLLLKQPDLIVLDEPTNHLDLVAVDWLIQWLNQYDGSVLVVSHDRYFLDRVVTTVWEMDQGMLYEYQGNYSRFVQQKEERVLKEFQHYEDQQKKIKKMKETIKRLKEWANQANPPNASLHKQAKSMEKALNRIEVLQKPVQSKRVSFQFKQDQRSGQDVFKLEDVSFAFEQKTILHKANFVTYHRERVAIIGPNGAGKSTLLQLLRGKYSPIEGRVRIGSSLSIGYLSQHINELEGEQTVLDAYREYAHVEAGAARGKLAKFLFFGLDVFKKTRDLSGGERMRLRLAQLMEEHHNVLLLDEPTNHLDIDSREVLEDALVEFSGTVVAVSHDRYFLNQHFPVSYWLENGSITRYEGNVSYVQAKRKEACD from the coding sequence ATGATTTATTTTTATGGAAAAGAAATAGCTCAAAACTACGCAGGCAATCATATTTTTAAAAAGGTTTCAGTTGAAATAAAAGCCGGAGACCGTATAGGCATTGTTGGGCAAAACGGTGCAGGGAAAACGACGATCGCAAAAATTATTGCAGGAACGGAAAGTCCTTCTGCAGGGATAGTTGGATGGAAGAAAGGCTTGAAAACAGCAATGATTGATCAAAATCCATACTACCAAGATATGCTCGTTGAAGATGTACTACTGACACCTTTTTCTAAGCTGATTGAAATGGAAGCTGAACGTAAGAGAGTGGAACATGTTATGTCAACATCGCTAAGTGAACGAAAACTTTCAGAAACGCTAAACCAATATGCCGACATTCAAGAACAGTATACAAATAACGGGGGCTACGAATATCACGCTCTCATTCGCAAGGTGACAGCAGGTCTCCTTTTGGACAATCATCTGAATCATAGTTGGGACTCTTTAAGTGGTGGGGAGCGTTCAAAGGTTGAGCTAGCTTGTTTACTGCTCAAGCAACCTGATTTAATCGTTTTGGATGAACCGACCAATCATTTAGATCTTGTTGCCGTCGATTGGTTAATTCAATGGCTCAACCAATATGACGGCAGTGTGCTAGTCGTTTCTCACGATCGGTACTTCTTAGATCGTGTTGTGACAACGGTCTGGGAAATGGATCAAGGGATGTTGTATGAATATCAAGGGAATTATAGTCGTTTTGTGCAACAAAAGGAAGAAAGGGTGTTAAAAGAATTTCAACACTACGAGGATCAGCAAAAGAAAATAAAGAAAATGAAGGAAACCATTAAGCGTTTAAAAGAATGGGCAAATCAAGCAAACCCACCAAATGCAAGCTTGCACAAGCAAGCAAAAAGTATGGAAAAAGCGTTAAATCGAATTGAAGTTTTACAAAAACCGGTCCAGTCAAAACGTGTCTCGTTTCAATTTAAGCAAGATCAAAGAAGTGGTCAAGACGTATTTAAGCTCGAAGATGTGTCGTTTGCATTTGAACAAAAAACCATCCTGCATAAAGCAAATTTTGTCACTTACCATCGAGAAAGAGTCGCCATTATTGGTCCAAATGGTGCAGGGAAGTCAACTTTACTTCAACTATTGCGCGGGAAATATTCTCCGATTGAAGGAAGAGTGAGAATAGGGTCAAGTCTGTCGATTGGGTATTTATCACAACATATCAATGAGCTCGAAGGAGAGCAAACCGTGCTGGATGCTTATCGAGAATATGCACATGTAGAAGCAGGTGCTGCACGAGGGAAGTTGGCGAAATTTTTATTTTTTGGCTTGGATGTCTTCAAAAAGACGAGAGATTTAAGTGGGGGAGAGCGAATGCGCTTGCGTCTTGCTCAATTAATGGAAGAGCATCATAACGTGTTACTGTTAGATGAACCAACGAACCATCTCGACATTGATTCAAGAGAAGTATTAGAAGACGCATTAGTAGAATTTAGTGGGACAGTCGTAGCGGTTTCACATGATCGTTATTTTTTAAATCAACACTTCCCCGTCTCGTATTGGTTAGAAAATGGGTCAATAACGAGGTACGAAGGCAATGTCTCTTATGTGCAAGCGAAACGTAAGGAAGCGTGTGATTAA
- the metG gene encoding methionine--tRNA ligase has translation MTKPSFYITIPIYYPSGKLHIGHTYTTVAGDAMARYKRLRGYDVRYLTGTDEHGQKIEQKAAERNISPQAYTDEMVKPIKELWEKLDITYDDFIRTTEDRHKKVVEKIFDQLLAQDDIYLGEYEGWYCVSDETFYGERELIDPIKDQDGTIIGGKSPDSGHPVEKVREESYFFRMSKYADRLLKYYEENPEFIQPVSRKNEMVNNFIKPGLQDLAVSRTSFTWGVKVPSNPKHVVYVWIDALTNYITALGYGTSEDELYQKHWPADVHLVGKDILRFHTIYWPVMLMALDLPLPKKVFGHGWFLTRDGKMSKSKGNVIDPVPLIDHFGLDAIRYYLLREVPFGSDGVFTPEAFVERVNYDLANDLGNLLNRTVAMINKYFDGSMPTYIKGATPFDEELLELIDATATKVENAMEEMEFSIALTAIWQLVSRTNKYIDETQPWMLAKDEEQKDQLGSVMYHLAESLRIISVFLRPFLTRTPQKMWEQLGISENQATWESVRTFGMIESGTKVSKGTPVFPRLDVEKEVEYIVDLMGGKADPEPEEIEDENQITIDDFTKVELKVAEVIGAEPVEGADRLLKIQLDLGNEKRQVVSGIAKFYTPEDLKGKKVICVTNLKPVKLRGELSQGMILAGSKGKKLQLATVDGNLPNGAQVK, from the coding sequence TTGACAAAACCATCGTTTTACATTACAATACCAATTTATTACCCGAGTGGAAAGCTTCATATTGGGCACACATACACGACCGTAGCTGGAGATGCAATGGCTCGCTATAAGCGCCTTCGCGGCTATGACGTGCGTTATTTAACAGGTACAGACGAACATGGTCAAAAGATTGAACAAAAAGCAGCTGAGAGAAACATTTCACCGCAAGCATATACGGATGAAATGGTAAAGCCAATTAAAGAGCTTTGGGAAAAACTTGACATTACGTACGATGATTTTATTCGTACAACAGAAGACCGTCACAAAAAGGTAGTCGAAAAAATCTTTGATCAGCTTCTTGCTCAAGATGATATTTATTTAGGCGAATACGAAGGTTGGTACTGTGTATCAGATGAGACGTTTTATGGAGAAAGAGAGCTCATCGATCCAATTAAAGATCAAGATGGCACGATTATTGGCGGAAAAAGTCCCGATTCAGGTCATCCTGTAGAAAAAGTTCGTGAAGAATCTTATTTCTTTAGAATGAGTAAATATGCAGATCGATTGCTCAAGTATTACGAAGAAAATCCTGAGTTTATTCAGCCAGTTTCGAGAAAGAATGAAATGGTAAATAATTTCATTAAACCAGGCTTGCAAGATCTTGCTGTATCAAGAACCTCGTTTACTTGGGGTGTGAAGGTACCAAGTAATCCAAAACACGTTGTTTATGTATGGATTGATGCGCTGACGAACTATATTACCGCTCTTGGTTACGGCACGTCTGAAGATGAACTCTATCAAAAACATTGGCCAGCAGATGTTCATCTCGTAGGAAAAGATATCTTACGTTTCCATACGATTTATTGGCCGGTCATGTTAATGGCGCTTGATTTACCCCTTCCTAAAAAAGTGTTCGGACATGGCTGGTTTTTAACACGTGATGGAAAAATGTCGAAATCAAAAGGAAACGTGATTGATCCTGTCCCATTAATTGATCATTTTGGTCTGGATGCGATTCGCTATTATCTTTTAAGAGAAGTTCCATTTGGATCCGATGGTGTTTTTACACCAGAAGCATTTGTAGAACGAGTAAATTATGATTTAGCAAATGACCTTGGAAACTTATTAAACCGTACTGTGGCGATGATTAATAAGTACTTTGATGGAAGCATGCCCACTTATATTAAAGGCGCGACGCCGTTTGATGAAGAACTGCTAGAGTTAATTGATGCCACCGCAACAAAAGTAGAAAATGCGATGGAAGAGATGGAATTTTCGATTGCGCTTACGGCAATTTGGCAGCTTGTTAGTCGTACAAATAAATATATTGATGAAACACAACCATGGATGTTAGCAAAAGATGAGGAGCAAAAGGATCAGCTAGGTTCGGTTATGTACCATTTGGCAGAGTCACTGCGAATTATTTCTGTATTCTTACGTCCGTTCTTAACGAGAACACCGCAAAAAATGTGGGAACAGCTTGGCATCTCAGAAAATCAAGCAACTTGGGAATCTGTACGTACGTTTGGTATGATCGAATCCGGAACGAAGGTAAGCAAAGGAACACCTGTATTTCCACGGTTAGATGTTGAAAAAGAAGTAGAATACATTGTGGATTTGATGGGCGGAAAAGCAGACCCGGAGCCGGAAGAAATTGAAGATGAAAATCAAATCACGATTGATGATTTTACAAAAGTAGAGTTGAAAGTAGCGGAAGTCATCGGTGCTGAACCGGTTGAAGGAGCGGATCGTCTTCTAAAGATTCAGCTTGACTTAGGGAATGAAAAGCGTCAAGTTGTGTCGGGGATTGCTAAATTTTACACGCCAGAAGATTTAAAGGGTAAAAAAGTGATTTGTGTGACGAACTTAAAGCCTGTGAAGTTACGTGGTGAACTTTCGCAAGGCATGATTCTAGCTGGTTCAAAAGGGAAAAAACTACAGCTTGCGACTGTAGATGGGAATCTTCCGAACGGTGCGCAAGTGAAATAA
- a CDS encoding TatD family hydrolase, with translation MLIDTHVHLNADQFNEDLQETIDRARTAGVKEMVVVGFDEKTIKRAMHLIEEDEQIYAAIGWHPVDAIDMTDEHLQWIEDLAKHPKVVAIGEMGLDYHWDKSPKDVQKEVFRKQIALAKRVNLPIIIHNRDADQDVVELLEEENAHEVGGVMHCFGGSVEIAERCIKNNFYIGLGGPVTFKNAKRPKEVAKQIPLERLIVETDAPFLAPHPYRGKRNEPAYVKRVAEDIADLREMTFEELCQKTTENAKRLFAFSE, from the coding sequence ATGTTAATTGATACGCATGTACATTTAAATGCAGATCAGTTTAATGAAGATTTGCAAGAAACGATTGATCGAGCAAGAACAGCTGGTGTAAAAGAAATGGTTGTCGTAGGGTTTGATGAGAAAACAATTAAACGAGCGATGCACTTAATTGAAGAAGACGAACAAATTTATGCAGCGATCGGCTGGCACCCAGTTGATGCAATCGATATGACCGATGAACATTTGCAGTGGATTGAGGATTTGGCTAAACATCCCAAGGTTGTTGCGATTGGAGAAATGGGCTTGGATTATCACTGGGATAAGTCTCCTAAAGATGTTCAGAAAGAAGTGTTTCGCAAACAAATCGCGCTAGCAAAACGAGTGAATTTACCAATTATCATTCATAATCGTGATGCTGACCAAGATGTTGTTGAATTATTAGAAGAGGAAAACGCTCATGAAGTCGGCGGTGTAATGCATTGCTTTGGTGGGAGTGTTGAAATTGCAGAGCGCTGCATTAAAAACAACTTTTATATTGGGCTCGGAGGTCCGGTTACATTTAAAAATGCAAAACGACCAAAAGAGGTTGCCAAACAGATCCCCCTTGAACGCTTAATTGTAGAAACAGATGCGCCGTTTTTAGCTCCTCATCCTTATCGTGGAAAGCGAAATGAACCTGCTTATGTGAAAAGGGTAGCTGAAGATATTGCGGATTTACGTGAAATGACATTTGAAGAATTATGTCAAAAAACAACTGAAAATGCGAAAAGATTGTTCGCTTTTAGTGAATAA